The Reinekea forsetii genome contains the following window.
CGATGGCCATACCGGTCATACCATAGACATTACCGCGCCGTGCGGTTTCTTGGGAACTCAGGCCGTTCAGCGAGAGAATGAAAAAGATACCGGCCAGCAAGTAGGCCATCGAATATAAACCGGTCATTATTTGACCTCCCGGCGAAACATATTGAGCATGCGACGGGTGACAAAGAAGCCGCCCGCAATATTGATACTGGCAAACAGGATGCCAATGCCGGCGAGGATGGTGACCAGGTTCGAACCGCTACCGGAGACCTGCAGCAGGCTGCCGATCACGACGATACCGGAAATCGCATTGGTGACACTCATCAAGGGTGTGTGCAACGAGTGACTGACGTTCCAGACCACCTGCCAGCCGACAAAGATGGCCAAGACAAAGACGGTAAAGTGACCCATGAAATCAGCCGGAGCGACTTGGCCCAAACCGAGCATCAGAGCCCCGGCGATAAGCCAATAGAGCACGATGGGCTGTGCTTTTTTGACTTTTTCGACTCCCGGTGCCGCGGGTGCCGCAGCCGGTTTGGCCGGGGCGGCGGACAGTTGCGGCGCCGGTGGCGGCCAGAGAATGTCCTTCTCATGGGCGACGGTGCAGCCACGGGTAATCTCATCGGCCAGATCGATATTCAGTAAGCCGTCTTTATTCGGACACAGATGGCCGATCAGGCTGAACACGTTATTGCTCAGCAGGGTGCTGGCCTGGTTCGCTGCGCGCGCGGCCAGATTGGTGTATCCGATGATTTTAACTTCATGGGCGATAACAATCTCATCTTTCACCGTGCATTCGCAGTTGCCGCCATTGGGCGCGGCCAGATCGACCACAACCGAACCCGGCTTCATCGCCTTGACCATGGCTTCGGTAATTAGCTTTGGCGCCGGACGACCGGGGATCAGTGCTGTGGTGATGATTATGTCGACTTCTTTAGCCTGCTCCAGAAAGAGCGCCATCTCGGCATCGATAAAGGCCTGTGACATCTGTTTGGCGTAGCCACCGGTGCCAGCACCGTCTTCCTCTATCTCGACAGTGAGGAATTCTCCGCCCATCGATTGAACCTGTTCTTTCACTTCTATACGGGTGTCAAAGGCGCGCACGATGGCGCCTAAGCTCTTGGCCGCACCCAATGCCGATAGGCCGGCCACGCCGGCACCAATCACCAACACCTTGGCCGGTGGCACCTTGCCCGCGGCGGTAATCTGGCCGGTAAAGAAGCGGCCAAAGCTGTGTGCCGCCTCTATCACGGCACGATAACCGGCGATATTGGCCATGGAGCTAAGCACATCCATTTTCTGTGCGCGTGAGATGCGCGGGATGGCATCGAGCGAGAGGGCGCTGATACCCTGAGTCTTGAATTGTTCGAGCAACTCAGGGTTCTGCGCCGGGGCGAGAAAGGAGATCCAGGCCTTATTCGGCGCGAGCATCGCCAGTTCCGACTGCCCCGTCTTGGGGTGGTTGGCGACCGGGCCATTGATTTTTAGAATCAGATCGGCGCTCTTATAGAGCGCAGCGACATCGGTTTCAATGCTGGCACCGGCTTGGCGATAATCGTCATCGGAAAACTGGGAGGCAACACCTGCACCACTTTCCAGCGTGACAGTAAAGCCGAGTTCGGTCAGTTTTTTAGCGGTCACCGGGCTTACCGGTACTCGGGTTTCCCCCGGATTCGTATCGATAGGCACTGCAATGTTCAATGGCATAGTGTTTCCCAATCAGAATAAGTCAGCAAAATTTTGCGCCATGGACGCCCAAAGCTTGGCATCTGATGGTGCGTGTTGTCTGGCCGGATGATGTAGACGGCCCAATACCTTCATTTGGTAACCATATAAGGACGTTGTAAACAAAGATAGCAATATGACCTTATCGGGCCTGTGAAGGACCTTATCGGGCCTGTGAAGGCTTTAATCACAACAATATCAGCTTTTGATCGATCGCGCGCCACCGGAATGGAGCTAACTAAAAGTCATAAAATAGTACTACCCAGTAAAATAGTGCTGTTAAAGCACGGCTGAGTTGTCTAGATTAGTCGAGTCGCCAAAAACAATACCAATATAGGCGCAGTTATAGATCAGTCTAGATCCGCTCAAACTTTGGTTGGCTGTCATATCACAGCTAAAACAAGAATAAAGATCCAATACGCTTGCTCGGGCGTGCAGTGACTGCACCCACGGGAAACTATAGCGATCAACCAGGAGATATAAATGAAAAGACGTGAAGTGATCAAAAAAGGTTTGGTTGGTGCAGGCACCGTTGCCGCCGCCACAGCCATTTCCGCGCCAGCGATGGCAGCAGAACGCATTGAAATTACCATGGTATCCACTTGGCCACGCGATTTCCCCGGGCTGGGTACAGGCGCGCAGCGTTTTGCTCAACGTTTGTCTGATATGACCGACGGCCGTATCACCGCTAAGTATTTCGCCGCGGGCGAGCGTGTTGGTGCATTCGACGTATTTGATGAAGTGGCTTCTGGCAATGCGCAGATGTACCACGGCGCAGAATACTACTTTACCGGCAAACACCCCGGTTTTGGTTACTTCACCTCTGTTCCTTTCGGTCTAACGGCAACAGAAATGAATGCTTGGATGCGTTTTGGTGGCGGTCAAGAACTGTGGGATGAGCTCTCAGCCGGATTCGGTCTGAAAGGCCTAATGTGCGGTAATACTGGCGTGCAGATGGGTGGTTGGTTCCGTAAGGAAATGAAGACTGCAGCCGATTTCAAAGGCTTAAAAATGCGTATGCCTGGTTTGGGTGGCTCTGTACTGGCTAAGATGGGCGGTTCTCCGGTCTCTTTACCCGGCGGTCAAATCTACGAAAACCTGGTTTCTGGCGCGATCGATGCCACTGAGTGGGTTGGACCGTGGAACGACGAAATCATGAAGCTTTACGAAGCCGCCAAGTACTACTACTACCCAGGTTTCCATGAGCCAGGCTCTATGCTCAGCGTGCAGATGAACAAGAAGTGGTGGGATGCCCTATCAAAGGCCGATCAGACCATTATCGAAGCTGCCGCCTCGATGGAAAATGAAGTGATGTTTGCCGAGTTCAACGCTAAGAACGGTTCTGCTCTGGAGCGTTTGTTGAACCAGCAAGGCGTGCAACTGCGTAACTTCTCTGAAGACACTTACGATGCGTTTGGTGAAGCGTCGGAAGAAGTTTTCGACGAAGTTCAGAAACATGATGAACTGGCCAAACGTATTCACGAGAGTTTTGTTAAGTCTCGTCGTGAGATTGGTGCCTGGAACAACATTTCTGATACTGCCTATGTGGCTCAGCGTAACCGCGTATTGGGACTCTAGTACCGGTAACCAGCACAGGCTTGCCTCCGGGTAAGTCCGTCGCCTGAAATTCGAGCGTCACCGGGTCAACCCGAGTGGCGCTTTATTTTAAAAAACTCAACCGATTCAAATACTTGGTGATTCTGTGGATATTGAAGCTGTCATTGCTCAACCCATCACGTCGACCTATCGGCGCTTAAATTGGGTGATCCGTACCA
Protein-coding sequences here:
- a CDS encoding Re/Si-specific NAD(P)(+) transhydrogenase subunit alpha, whose amino-acid sequence is MNIAVPIDTNPGETRVPVSPVTAKKLTELGFTVTLESGAGVASQFSDDDYRQAGASIETDVAALYKSADLILKINGPVANHPKTGQSELAMLAPNKAWISFLAPAQNPELLEQFKTQGISALSLDAIPRISRAQKMDVLSSMANIAGYRAVIEAAHSFGRFFTGQITAAGKVPPAKVLVIGAGVAGLSALGAAKSLGAIVRAFDTRIEVKEQVQSMGGEFLTVEIEEDGAGTGGYAKQMSQAFIDAEMALFLEQAKEVDIIITTALIPGRPAPKLITEAMVKAMKPGSVVVDLAAPNGGNCECTVKDEIVIAHEVKIIGYTNLAARAANQASTLLSNNVFSLIGHLCPNKDGLLNIDLADEITRGCTVAHEKDILWPPPAPQLSAAPAKPAAAPAAPGVEKVKKAQPIVLYWLIAGALMLGLGQVAPADFMGHFTVFVLAIFVGWQVVWNVSHSLHTPLMSVTNAISGIVVIGSLLQVSGSGSNLVTILAGIGILFASINIAGGFFVTRRMLNMFRREVK
- a CDS encoding TRAP transporter substrate-binding protein: MKRREVIKKGLVGAGTVAAATAISAPAMAAERIEITMVSTWPRDFPGLGTGAQRFAQRLSDMTDGRITAKYFAAGERVGAFDVFDEVASGNAQMYHGAEYYFTGKHPGFGYFTSVPFGLTATEMNAWMRFGGGQELWDELSAGFGLKGLMCGNTGVQMGGWFRKEMKTAADFKGLKMRMPGLGGSVLAKMGGSPVSLPGGQIYENLVSGAIDATEWVGPWNDEIMKLYEAAKYYYYPGFHEPGSMLSVQMNKKWWDALSKADQTIIEAAASMENEVMFAEFNAKNGSALERLLNQQGVQLRNFSEDTYDAFGEASEEVFDEVQKHDELAKRIHESFVKSRREIGAWNNISDTAYVAQRNRVLGL